One Gimesia aquarii DNA segment encodes these proteins:
- a CDS encoding NADH:flavin oxidoreductase, with protein sequence MAKYFKYKTPNDVVADSERLGCPIQMSDHFDVLYQPIQIGHLEAKSRLGIQPMEGCDGTTDGFPDELTYRRYRRFGAGGASLIWGEATAIGPEARMNPRQLMINDRTASALERMLAGCRESHQEVFGSDAGLVIGLQLTHSGRFSFEKPLVATRDAVLDPRTIDKATGCPIDESYPILTDDDLKRIEDQYVAAAKLAESIGVAFVDIKQCHRYLLSELLASKNRPGEYGGSLENRTRLVRNVVQRIKEECPQLVIATRMNGYDGIPYQGAGDDFIGEPYPHELPLQTAFGTDPHDHLKEDLSEPIEVAKRLREWGVSMINISNGNPYANPHIVRPAEFPPTDGYHAPEHPLIGVARHFRIASQIQAAVPDIPVVGSGYSWLQDFAMHAAAANVEQGKISIVGMGRATLSQPEFAKVLRDEGKLNRKTVCRTFSYCTNLMRTKDHPLGQYATGCPPFDKEVYDPLWKEAKVKLEEKKKASSE encoded by the coding sequence ATGGCCAAATATTTTAAGTATAAAACTCCCAATGACGTTGTTGCAGATTCTGAACGCCTGGGTTGCCCGATTCAGATGTCGGATCACTTTGATGTGTTGTACCAACCGATACAGATTGGTCACCTGGAAGCTAAGAGCCGTTTGGGAATTCAGCCGATGGAAGGCTGCGATGGAACAACTGACGGCTTTCCTGATGAGTTAACATACCGTCGGTACCGAAGATTTGGAGCAGGAGGGGCATCATTGATCTGGGGAGAAGCGACGGCAATCGGTCCCGAAGCACGAATGAACCCCCGCCAGTTAATGATCAATGATCGGACGGCTTCTGCATTAGAGCGGATGCTGGCCGGATGTCGCGAATCACATCAGGAAGTTTTTGGCTCAGACGCAGGGCTCGTGATCGGACTGCAACTGACGCATTCGGGTCGGTTCAGTTTTGAAAAACCGCTAGTGGCCACCCGCGACGCTGTGCTTGACCCGCGTACGATTGATAAAGCGACCGGGTGCCCTATCGACGAGAGTTATCCGATTCTCACCGACGATGATCTGAAGCGAATTGAAGACCAGTATGTTGCTGCTGCCAAACTGGCGGAATCAATTGGAGTCGCGTTTGTCGATATCAAGCAATGCCATCGTTATCTCTTATCAGAATTATTGGCATCCAAAAATCGTCCTGGAGAATATGGCGGTTCTTTGGAAAACCGGACCCGGTTGGTGCGGAATGTCGTTCAGCGCATCAAAGAAGAGTGCCCTCAATTGGTCATCGCGACTCGCATGAATGGCTACGATGGTATTCCCTATCAGGGGGCCGGTGACGATTTTATTGGAGAACCTTACCCTCACGAACTACCCTTACAGACGGCCTTTGGTACGGATCCGCATGACCATTTAAAAGAAGATCTTTCAGAACCCATCGAAGTGGCGAAGCGACTACGTGAGTGGGGCGTGAGCATGATCAATATTTCCAATGGCAATCCGTATGCGAATCCGCACATTGTTCGTCCCGCCGAATTCCCTCCGACGGATGGCTATCATGCGCCAGAACATCCACTCATCGGTGTTGCCAGACATTTTCGGATTGCCTCGCAAATTCAAGCAGCAGTTCCCGATATTCCTGTAGTGGGGAGTGGCTACAGTTGGTTGCAGGACTTTGCAATGCATGCCGCCGCTGCCAACGTGGAGCAGGGAAAGATTTCTATTGTCGGCATGGGACGTGCGACGCTTTCTCAACCCGAGTTTGCCAAAGTCTTACGGGATGAAGGCAAGCTCAATCGGAAAACCGTCTGCCGGACATTCTCTTATTGTACGAACCTCATGCGGACGAAAGACCATCCCTTGGGGCAGTATGCCACTGGATGTCCTCCGTTTGATAAAGAGGTTTATGATCCACTTTGGAAAGAAGCAAAAGTCAAGTTGGAAGAAAAAAAGAAAGCGTCGTCCGAGTAA